In Aeromicrobium marinum DSM 15272, one genomic interval encodes:
- a CDS encoding ferredoxin reductase has protein sequence MTAPLIERSAALRRLRALGKAMTTPLSPDDYLALINPLWSQRELRGRVEKVVAETERAATLVIRPGWGWTFDHAPGQYIGIGVEIDGKFHWRSYSLSSPPLVEGKTVSITVKAMPEGFLSDHLVNGLEPGTIVRLAAPQGDFTVPDPPPEKMLFVVGGSGITPVMSILRTLDRRDQMPDATLVYSATSEEDMMFLYELRVLALRYPGFTFHERFTDTDGMFTADQLDEAVPDWRERTTWACGPGPMLDAFTEHYAEQGLEKQIHVERFTLNVASGGDAGGTATFGVGGPTVEVDGATTLLEAGERAGVNMLYGCRMGICHTCDVPLASGRVRDLRSGDEHGEPGEYIQTCISVAVGDCTLSV, from the coding sequence GTGACAGCACCACTCATCGAGCGGTCGGCGGCACTGCGGAGGCTTCGAGCCCTCGGCAAGGCGATGACCACACCCCTGTCGCCCGACGACTACCTCGCCCTGATCAACCCCCTGTGGTCGCAGCGCGAGCTGCGCGGACGGGTGGAGAAGGTCGTGGCCGAGACCGAACGCGCCGCCACGCTGGTCATCCGGCCGGGCTGGGGCTGGACGTTCGACCACGCCCCCGGCCAGTACATCGGCATCGGCGTCGAGATCGACGGCAAGTTCCACTGGCGTTCGTACTCGCTGTCGTCGCCTCCGTTGGTCGAGGGCAAGACCGTGAGCATCACCGTCAAGGCGATGCCGGAGGGCTTCCTGTCCGACCACCTCGTCAACGGCCTCGAGCCGGGGACGATCGTGCGGCTCGCCGCCCCCCAGGGTGACTTCACCGTCCCCGACCCGCCGCCGGAAAAGATGCTGTTCGTCGTCGGCGGCAGCGGCATCACGCCCGTCATGTCGATCCTGCGCACCCTCGACCGGCGCGACCAGATGCCCGACGCGACGCTCGTGTACTCCGCCACCAGCGAGGAGGACATGATGTTCCTCTACGAGCTGCGGGTGCTCGCGCTGCGCTACCCGGGCTTCACGTTCCACGAGCGCTTCACCGACACCGACGGCATGTTCACCGCCGACCAGCTCGACGAGGCCGTGCCCGACTGGCGCGAACGCACCACCTGGGCCTGCGGGCCCGGCCCGATGCTGGACGCGTTCACCGAGCACTACGCCGAGCAGGGTCTGGAGAAGCAGATCCACGTCGAGCGCTTCACCCTCAACGTGGCCAGCGGCGGCGACGCCGGCGGCACCGCGACCTTCGGCGTGGGTGGTCCCACCGTCGAGGTCGACGGTGCCACCACGCTGCTGGAGGCCGGCGAGCGGGCCGGCGTCAACATGCTCTACGGCTGCCGCATGGGCATCTGTCACACCTGCGACGTTCCCCTCGCCTCGGGGCGGGTACGTGACCTCCGCAGCGGCGACGAGCACGGCGAGCCCGGCGAGTACATCCAGACCTGCATCTCGGTCGCCGTCGGCGACTGCACGCTGTCCGTCTGA
- a CDS encoding fatty acid desaturase family protein, whose product MAFADVREYTHLTDDEVEAIGRELDEIRAEVEASRGQPDRDYILRVITLQRRLAAAGRITLFASFFPPAWLLGTALLGSAKILENMELGHNAMHGQWDWMNDPEIHSSNWEWDTTQPAEQWKHSHNYIHHQFTNVLGHDNDIGYGILRMSRDQKWTPYNLGQPVYNALLALFFEWGVALHDLDIEAIRKREKDPKLLKKQLKQIGNKVGKQSLKDYVIYPALTGPFFLQTLTANFTANIIRNLWTYGIIFCGHFPDGAVHFTEEELEDETRAEWYLRQMLGSANFEGGKLLHIMSGQLGYQIEHHLFPDLPSNRYAQISVKVKDICKRYDIPYTTGPLYKQYGQTFRTIMKLSLPNKRTTENEAPTSPRAKRRLRDDERPTRRSELGKWSGAASTA is encoded by the coding sequence ATGGCCTTCGCCGATGTCCGCGAGTACACCCACCTGACCGACGACGAGGTCGAGGCGATCGGTCGCGAGCTCGACGAGATCCGCGCCGAGGTCGAGGCCTCGCGCGGCCAGCCCGACCGCGACTACATCCTGCGGGTCATCACCCTGCAGCGCCGGCTGGCCGCAGCCGGTCGCATCACCCTGTTCGCCAGCTTCTTCCCCCCGGCCTGGCTGCTGGGCACCGCGCTGCTCGGCTCGGCCAAGATCCTGGAGAACATGGAGCTGGGCCACAACGCCATGCACGGCCAGTGGGACTGGATGAACGACCCCGAGATCCACTCCAGCAACTGGGAGTGGGACACCACGCAGCCCGCCGAGCAGTGGAAGCACTCGCACAACTACATCCACCACCAGTTCACGAACGTGCTCGGCCACGACAACGACATCGGCTACGGCATCCTGCGGATGAGCCGCGACCAGAAGTGGACGCCGTACAACCTGGGTCAGCCGGTCTACAACGCCTTGCTGGCGCTGTTCTTCGAGTGGGGCGTGGCCCTGCACGACCTCGACATCGAGGCGATCCGCAAGCGCGAGAAGGACCCCAAGCTGCTCAAGAAGCAGCTCAAGCAGATCGGCAACAAGGTCGGCAAGCAGTCGCTCAAGGACTACGTGATCTACCCCGCGTTGACCGGTCCGTTCTTCCTGCAGACGCTCACGGCCAACTTCACGGCCAACATCATCCGCAACCTGTGGACCTACGGGATCATCTTCTGCGGCCACTTCCCCGACGGTGCGGTGCACTTCACCGAGGAGGAGCTGGAGGACGAGACCCGCGCCGAGTGGTACCTGCGGCAGATGCTCGGATCGGCCAACTTCGAGGGCGGCAAGCTCCTGCACATCATGAGCGGCCAGCTGGGCTACCAGATCGAGCACCACCTGTTCCCCGACCTGCCCAGCAACCGCTACGCGCAGATCTCGGTCAAGGTGAAGGACATCTGCAAGCGCTACGACATCCCCTACACCACCGGCCCGCTGTACAAGCAGTACGGACAGACCTTCCGCACGATCATGAAGCTGTCGCTGCCGAACAAGCGCACCACGGAGAACGAGGCACCCACCTCGCCGCGGGCGAAGCGTCGCCTGCGTGACGACGAGCGGCCCACGCGTCGCTCCGAGCTCGGCAAGTGGTCGGGCGCCGCCTCGACGGCGTGA
- a CDS encoding aldo/keto reductase has protein sequence MTATPAAPHASGSGTFLLGGDLPVTRLGYGAMQITGDGVWGEPRDRAAAVAVLRRAVELGVTFIDTADSYGPNVSEEIIREALHPYRDDVVIATKAGLTRTGPGEWVPVGRPAYLKQQVELSLRRLGVDRIDLIQLHRIDGEVPIAEQVGAFKDLQDAGKVRHIGLSEVGIDQLLEAERTAEIVSVQNLFNLTARDAEPLLDHCTENGIGFIPWFPLATGGLVEDGGPLADLAREHGATPSQLALAWLLRRSPVVLPIPGTSSVAHLEDNLGAASIELTDEQFEALDAVA, from the coding sequence ATGACCGCCACCCCCGCCGCACCCCACGCCTCCGGATCGGGCACGTTCCTGCTGGGCGGTGACCTGCCGGTCACCCGGCTCGGCTACGGCGCGATGCAGATCACCGGCGACGGGGTCTGGGGCGAGCCGCGTGACCGCGCGGCCGCGGTGGCCGTGCTGCGGCGGGCCGTCGAGCTGGGCGTGACCTTCATCGACACCGCCGACTCCTACGGCCCGAACGTGTCCGAGGAGATCATCCGCGAGGCCCTGCACCCGTACCGCGACGACGTCGTGATTGCGACCAAGGCCGGCCTGACGCGCACCGGGCCGGGCGAGTGGGTGCCGGTCGGGCGGCCGGCCTACCTCAAGCAGCAGGTCGAGCTGAGCCTGCGCCGGCTCGGCGTCGACCGCATCGACCTCATCCAGCTGCACCGGATCGACGGTGAGGTCCCGATCGCCGAGCAGGTGGGCGCCTTCAAGGATCTGCAGGATGCCGGCAAGGTCCGCCACATCGGCCTCAGCGAGGTCGGGATCGACCAGCTGCTGGAGGCGGAGCGCACCGCCGAGATCGTGTCGGTGCAGAACCTCTTCAACCTCACGGCACGCGACGCCGAACCGCTGCTCGACCACTGCACCGAGAACGGCATCGGTTTCATCCCGTGGTTCCCGCTCGCGACCGGCGGACTGGTCGAGGACGGCGGACCGCTGGCCGACCTCGCCCGCGAGCACGGGGCGACGCCGTCGCAGCTGGCCCTGGCCTGGCTGCTGCGGCGCTCACCCGTGGTGCTGCCCATCCCCGGGACGTCGAGCGTCGCGCACCTGGAGGACAACCTCGGTGCCGCGTCGATCGAGCTCACCGACGAGCAGTTCGAGGCGCTCGACGCCGTCGCCTGA
- a CDS encoding metallophosphoesterase family protein, with protein sequence MSDADVLRVAVLADTHAPRFWKGCPPAVAEHLDAVDLILHAGDVCTPDVLDELREFAPVHVVQGNNDGPDVAAWGAPETLEVELAGVPVAMIHDSGAAAGRTGRMRRRFPGARLVVFGHSHIPWDTEADGQRLFNPGSPTDKRRQPHRTLGRLEVTDGRIRRLDVVELD encoded by the coding sequence ATGAGCGATGCCGACGTGCTGCGCGTGGCCGTGCTGGCCGACACCCACGCACCCCGCTTCTGGAAGGGGTGCCCGCCGGCGGTCGCGGAGCACCTGGACGCGGTCGACCTGATCCTGCACGCCGGCGACGTGTGCACCCCGGACGTGCTGGACGAGCTGCGCGAGTTCGCGCCGGTCCACGTGGTCCAGGGCAACAACGACGGTCCGGACGTGGCCGCCTGGGGTGCACCGGAGACGCTCGAGGTCGAACTGGCCGGCGTGCCGGTCGCGATGATCCACGACAGTGGTGCCGCCGCGGGCCGCACCGGCAGGATGCGCCGGCGCTTCCCCGGTGCGCGTCTCGTGGTGTTCGGCCACTCCCACATCCCGTGGGACACCGAGGCCGACGGTCAGCGACTGTTCAACCCCGGTTCGCCCACCGACAAGCGCCGGCAACCCCACCGGACACTGGGCCGGCTCGAGGTCACCGACGGCCGGATCCGCCGGCTCGACGTGGTCGAGCTCGACTGA
- a CDS encoding helicase HerA-like domain-containing protein — protein MSSGGVTSGPTDDPVEAARQAAEQAEQVAAEARRRADELAAAAQEAATAAREPEPAPAPAPAPVPEPTSIVETVQAGYAFDGPALELGVLVVDGEPEPAAPVRIPVGMLNRHGLVAGATGTGKTRTLQLMAEQLSAAGVAVFAADIKGDLSGLSVPGESSPKLLERCAGIGQDWEPAGTPTEFFTLGGRGTGVPVRATVESFGPVLLARVLDLNTTQESSLSLVFHWARKAGRPLVTLADLRAAVQHLVSAEGKADLTDLGGLSKATAGVILRELIGFADGGADVFFGTPQIRTEDFLRVDEQGRGIVSLLELPSVHDQPALFSTFLMHLLTQLFSDLPEVGDLDRPKLVFFFDEAHLLFRDASKDFLETVAQTVRLIRSKGVGIVFVTQTPKDVPADVLAQLGSRVQHQLRAHTPDDAKALRATVSTYPHSTYDLAEVLTQLATGEAVVTVMSEKGAPTPVAWTRLRAPQGSMEPAPPEHVAAAVAASP, from the coding sequence ATGAGCAGCGGTGGCGTGACGTCCGGACCGACCGACGACCCGGTGGAGGCTGCTCGACAGGCCGCGGAGCAGGCCGAACAGGTGGCCGCCGAGGCGCGAAGGCGGGCCGACGAGCTCGCCGCGGCTGCGCAGGAGGCCGCCACCGCCGCCCGGGAGCCCGAGCCGGCGCCGGCGCCGGCGCCTGCGCCGGTGCCCGAGCCGACCTCGATCGTCGAGACCGTGCAGGCCGGCTACGCCTTCGACGGGCCGGCGTTGGAGCTGGGGGTGCTCGTCGTCGACGGCGAACCCGAACCTGCCGCGCCCGTGCGCATCCCCGTCGGCATGCTGAACCGGCACGGCCTGGTCGCCGGCGCCACGGGAACGGGCAAGACCCGCACGCTGCAGCTGATGGCCGAGCAGCTCAGCGCCGCCGGCGTGGCGGTGTTCGCCGCCGACATCAAGGGCGACCTGTCGGGCCTGTCGGTCCCGGGGGAGTCGAGCCCGAAGCTGCTCGAGCGCTGCGCCGGCATCGGGCAGGACTGGGAGCCGGCCGGCACCCCCACGGAGTTCTTCACCCTCGGCGGTCGCGGCACGGGTGTGCCCGTCCGGGCCACCGTGGAGTCGTTCGGGCCGGTCCTGCTGGCCAGGGTGCTGGACCTCAACACGACCCAGGAGTCGTCGCTCTCGCTGGTCTTCCACTGGGCCCGCAAGGCCGGCCGGCCGCTCGTCACCCTCGCCGACCTGCGAGCCGCGGTGCAGCACCTCGTGAGCGCGGAGGGCAAGGCCGACCTGACCGATCTCGGCGGGCTGTCCAAGGCGACCGCCGGCGTGATCCTGCGCGAGCTGATCGGGTTCGCCGACGGGGGAGCCGACGTCTTCTTCGGCACCCCGCAGATCCGCACGGAGGACTTCCTGCGGGTCGACGAGCAGGGTCGCGGCATCGTCTCGTTGCTGGAGCTGCCGTCGGTCCATGACCAGCCGGCCCTGTTCTCGACCTTTCTCATGCACCTGCTGACGCAGCTGTTCAGCGACCTGCCCGAGGTCGGCGACCTCGACCGGCCCAAGCTCGTGTTCTTCTTCGACGAGGCCCACCTGTTGTTCCGCGACGCGTCGAAGGACTTCCTCGAGACCGTGGCCCAGACCGTCCGCCTGATCCGGTCGAAGGGTGTGGGCATCGTGTTCGTCACCCAGACGCCCAAGGACGTCCCCGCGGACGTGCTGGCCCAGCTCGGGTCCCGGGTGCAGCACCAGCTCCGGGCCCACACCCCCGACGACGCGAAGGCGCTGCGGGCCACGGTGTCGACCTACCCGCACTCGACCTACGACCTCGCCGAGGTCCTGACCCAGCTCGCCACCGGCGAGGCGGTGGTGACCGTCATGAGCGAGAAGGGTGCCCCGACGCCGGTCGCCTGGACCCGGCTGCGAGCCCCGCAGGGCTCGATGGAACCGGCACCGCCCGAGCACGTGGCGGCCGCGGTCGCGGCCTCGCCC
- a CDS encoding type II toxin-antitoxin system VapB family antitoxin — MIFRHVGEGRPYPEHGLTPAQWAEISPSQVRLDDLTTTRTQLDLALLLDAESTFYGDLFAHVVSWEGQFYLEDGLHRAVRAALQQRHMLHARVFTMGRTS, encoded by the coding sequence GTGATCTTCCGGCACGTGGGCGAGGGGCGGCCCTACCCCGAGCACGGACTCACCCCGGCGCAGTGGGCCGAGATCTCGCCCAGCCAGGTCCGCCTCGACGACCTCACCACCACCCGCACGCAGCTCGACCTCGCCCTGCTCCTGGACGCCGAGTCCACGTTCTACGGCGACCTGTTCGCCCACGTGGTGAGCTGGGAGGGCCAGTTCTACCTCGAGGACGGCCTGCACCGGGCCGTCCGGGCCGCCCTGCAGCAGCGCCACATGCTGCACGCCCGGGTCTTCACGATGGGACGCACCTCATGA
- a CDS encoding LytR C-terminal domain-containing protein: MTRPHPYLTLLAAVLVMGAGVLLGVRMLTSAGEAQVAAPTCTDRAVATGEPLTPNLVQVNVLNASGREGQANRVTINLQRRGFLEGAIANSTSAVEVPNVTILTSDPEDPRVQLVAQQFVGEIAYAEPDIPVEDGVTVIIGDGYQDLNPEAPTEIVSTRDLAICVPIIDL, encoded by the coding sequence ATGACCCGCCCGCACCCGTACCTCACCCTGCTCGCGGCCGTCCTGGTCATGGGAGCCGGGGTCCTGCTGGGCGTGCGGATGCTGACCTCCGCCGGCGAGGCCCAGGTCGCCGCGCCCACGTGCACCGACCGGGCGGTGGCCACCGGCGAGCCGCTCACCCCCAACCTGGTCCAGGTGAATGTCCTCAACGCCTCCGGCCGCGAGGGACAGGCCAACCGCGTCACCATCAACCTGCAGCGTCGCGGGTTCCTCGAGGGCGCCATCGCCAACAGCACCAGCGCGGTCGAGGTCCCCAACGTCACGATCCTCACCAGCGACCCGGAGGACCCGCGGGTCCAGCTCGTGGCCCAGCAGTTCGTCGGCGAGATCGCCTACGCCGAACCCGACATCCCCGTCGAGGACGGCGTCACGGTCATCATCGGAGACGGCTACCAGGACCTCAACCCCGAGGCTCCGACCGAGATCGTCTCGACCCGCGACCTGGCGATCTGCGTGCCGATCATCGACCTCTGA